In Pelmatolapia mariae isolate MD_Pm_ZW linkage group LG2, Pm_UMD_F_2, whole genome shotgun sequence, one DNA window encodes the following:
- the LOC134633811 gene encoding uncharacterized protein LOC134633811, translating into MIVLLVTLLYLHRGYTLIPITSVQLGETVTFTCDLRKNSQFSRREADWYKQSTGDTLKLIWTLKESAQPEFSAGFNQSRLKVNYNENFTNLTILRANQEDEGIYHCGITEWFKNTEWSGSYLLVKGRTQRTSDYTVVQSPLITVQPGNSVTFQCSVFSDSDKKTCPGDLTVLWFRAGSHKSYPKLIYTDRNKSKECDKRADPQKSCNYTFSKIVSSSDEGTYYCAVATCWELFFGNGTKLQIGSHTVMTF; encoded by the exons ATGATCGTGTTATTGGTTACACTGCTTTATCTCCATCGAGGAT ATACACTTATCCCGATAACTTCAGTTCAACTTGGTGAAACTGTAACCTTCACATGTGATCTGCGTAAGAATTCACAGTTCAGCCGTAGAGAAGCTGACTGGTACAAGCAGAGTACTGGGGACACTCTTAAATTAATATGGACACTGAAGGAATCTGCTCAACCTGAGTTTTCTGCTGGGTTTAATCAATCAAGATTGAAGGttaattacaatgaaaatttcACCAACCTGACCATTTTGAGGGCAAACCAAGAGGACGAGGGAATCTACCACTGTGGAATCACCGAGTGGTTCAAGAATACTGAATGGAGTGGCTCATATTTGTTAGTCAAAG GACGCACTCAAAGGACATCAGACTATACTGTTGTTCAGTCACCACTGATAACAGTCCAACCAGGAAACTCGGTGACTTTTCAGTGCTCAGTCTTCTCTGACTCTGACAAAAAGACATGTCCCGGAGATCTCACCGTGCTCTGGTTCAGAGCTGGATCACATAAAAGTTATCCAAAATTAATCTACACTGACAGAAACAAAAGTAAAGAATGTGATAAAAGAGCTGACCCCCAGAAGAGCTGCAATTATACTTTTTCTAAAATCGTCAGCTCGTCTGATGAAGGGACTTACTACTGTGCTGTGGCCACGTGTTGGGAATTATTCTTTGGAAATGGAACTAAACTTCAAATAG